Proteins co-encoded in one Capsicum annuum cultivar UCD-10X-F1 chromosome 9, UCD10Xv1.1, whole genome shotgun sequence genomic window:
- the LOC124886967 gene encoding protein trichome birefringence-like 8 has protein sequence MDLQTHHQQQNTTKNKNNKLLFYFPIKFSNKDISHALLFLFLLLSSILFYNIIITPLDPQSLISIAFLSKILPKNSSKTYCDYSFGKWIFDESYFLDQYNENCPFLDPGFRCRKSGRTDLNYQKWRWQPQGCDLPRFNAKDFLERSRNGRIVFAGDSIGRNQWESMLCILAQGATNISTIYEEFGNPITKHRGYLCMKFHDYNLSVEYYRVPFLVVVDRPPANASKQVRGVIRLDKLHWYFTKWVDADVIIFNAGHWWNQDKTVNMGIHFQEGTTVNMTMNVVEAFRRSLNTLASWVIQNTKPEKTHVFFRSFSPVHYRDGAWNEGGHCHTNTAPETDYTKLEKEPMNNIFISEVVEQMQNTRRNVTFLNITYLSEFRKDGHPSEYREPGTPADAPQDCSHWCLPGVPDTWNELLYAYLLLNGYRTKLK, from the exons ATGGATCTCCaaactcatcatcaacaacaaaacacaaccaaaaacaaaaataataaactcttgttctatttccctattaaattttcaaacaaagATATCTCTCATGCAttgctttttctctttttactccTCTCTTCAATTCTTTTCTACAATATAATTATAACCCCACTTGATCCCCAGTCTCTTATTAGCATTGCTTTTTTGTCCAAAATATTAcccaaaaattcatcaaaaacataTTGTGATTACTCTTTTGGAAAGTGGATTTTTGATGAAAGTTATTTTCTTGATCAATATAATGAGAATTGTCCATTCTTGGATCCCGGTTTTCGATGCCGGAAAAGTGGTCGTACGGATTTAAATTACCAGAAATGGCGATGGCAACCTCAAGGTTGTGATCTTCCAAG ATTCAATGCAAAGGATTTCCTGGAACGGAGTCGAAATGGTAGAATAGTGTTTGCTGGAGATTCAATAGGAAGAAACCAATGGGAGTCAATGCTGTGTATACTAGCACAAGGAGCAACCAACATATCAACCATATATGAAGAATTTGGAAACCCCATAACCAAACACAGAGGTTATCTCTGTATGAAATTTCATGACTACAACCTTAGTGTCGAATATTACAGGGTACCTTTCCTAGTAGTAGTTGATCGACCTCCAGCGAATGCATCGAAACAAGTGCGAGGAGTGATCAGGCTCGATAAGTTGCACTGGtatttcacaaagtgggttgaTGCAGATGTGATCATATTCAATGCTGGACATTGGTGGAATCAAGACAAGACTGTTAACAT GGGCATACATTTCCAAGAAGGAACAACGGTGAACATGACCATGAATGTTGTGGAAGCTTTTCGAAGATCCTTGAATACTTTGGCCTCGTGGGTGATTCAAAATACCAAACCTGAAAAGACTCACGTCTTCTTCCGCAGCTTTTCACCAGTACACTACAG GGATGGAGCTTGGAATGAAGGTGGCCACTGCCACACAAATACAGCACCAGAAACAGACTATACCAAGCTGGAGAAAGAGCCAATGAACAATATATTCATTTCTGAGGTTGTTGAACAAATGCAAAATACAAGAAGAAACGTGACCTTCCTAAACATCACATATCTAAGTGAGTTCAGGAAAGATGGTCACCCTTCAGAATATCGTGAACCTGGCACCCCGGCTGATGCACCGCAAGACTGCAGCCACTGGTGCCTACCAGGAGTGCCAGACACTTGGAATGAACTTCTTTACGCCTATCTACTGTTGAATGGATATCGAACCAAGTTGAAATGA